The Paenibacillus sophorae genome has a segment encoding these proteins:
- a CDS encoding methyl-accepting chemotaxis protein, translating into MGAPQRERKRNGRKERLKAGQTVSSESVRHRTESAKTDLKQWLKRTAQQFRKANPAKSVGVKLFLIFLSSIVVVVLGLGLMSYTKARNTIKDNVSEANRQTIIQNAEKLDIILNQYETLALQVFFDPQIQEQLANLENASSNYEQFVAIDDIGKKLSNQTTSDSNIVSFSLIPDNEKLQIISSGNRDLVKNDIRDGDWYKQAVANTDSYQPWFAKESASQQFYWFPMNVGVKDSTNVAVVRRIKDMNGQAGYVILIELKKDLFEDAFQSVKLGDGSHVQLVSPEGTVIASSVKEEDGKASQYAFIKDSKANNKSIEASDAGSHGLLAVFSPLTKADWKLAGIIPTNELVKDAKPILITTYLAAGAAALLALLLGVWMVRMIARPLARLKDLMGVGAKGDLTVRTPYTSSDEIGQLSASFNLMMERITELVSQTTETAHDVLETAGELGEASRKTADSARDIATATEEIAGGAGSLAIEAEKGNDLTAVLSRQMEHVVLANKEMDKAARIVGESSSRGAEQLEELMKQTGRTGEMTKALVEKVDNLKETAMSVLKVLDVMKNITQQTNILSLNATIEAARAGEAGRGFMVVADEIRGLADQTRESIALVAGITDKIMNEMNETVNVLSEVTPLFAEQMSSVKSTGDIFVSVRGQMDSFVSSLQSVTESIGSLKDAQIELSEAMGNVSAVAEESSATSEEVASLSSEQQNVSDQLVTLSTNLESVSGNLKDKLALFKI; encoded by the coding sequence ATGGGAGCTCCTCAACGGGAGAGAAAGAGAAATGGGCGTAAAGAACGGTTAAAAGCAGGTCAGACGGTCAGCAGCGAATCCGTGCGGCACAGGACGGAGTCAGCGAAGACAGATTTGAAACAATGGCTGAAAAGAACTGCACAGCAATTCAGAAAGGCAAATCCCGCCAAGTCGGTCGGGGTAAAGCTGTTTCTAATTTTTTTATCGTCCATCGTCGTCGTGGTGCTGGGTCTGGGACTAATGTCTTATACCAAGGCCAGGAACACCATTAAGGATAACGTTTCCGAAGCCAACCGCCAGACGATTATCCAAAATGCCGAGAAGCTTGATATTATTTTGAACCAGTATGAGACGCTGGCATTGCAGGTGTTCTTCGATCCGCAAATTCAGGAGCAGCTTGCCAATCTTGAAAACGCTTCATCTAATTATGAGCAGTTTGTGGCAATCGATGATATAGGCAAAAAGCTGAGCAACCAGACGACCTCGGATTCTAATATTGTAAGCTTTTCCCTGATTCCGGATAACGAAAAACTGCAGATTATCTCAAGCGGAAATCGAGATCTGGTCAAGAACGACATACGGGATGGGGACTGGTATAAGCAAGCGGTTGCCAATACCGACAGCTATCAACCGTGGTTTGCCAAAGAATCCGCCAGTCAGCAATTTTACTGGTTCCCGATGAATGTCGGCGTGAAGGACAGCACCAATGTCGCTGTCGTCCGAAGAATCAAGGATATGAATGGCCAGGCGGGTTACGTTATTCTGATCGAGCTTAAAAAGGATTTATTTGAAGACGCTTTCCAAAGCGTAAAGCTGGGAGACGGCTCGCATGTTCAGCTTGTTTCTCCGGAAGGGACCGTTATTGCTTCCTCGGTCAAAGAGGAGGACGGAAAAGCGTCACAGTATGCATTTATTAAGGACAGCAAAGCCAATAACAAAAGCATAGAGGCCAGTGACGCCGGCAGCCATGGCCTGTTGGCCGTCTTCAGTCCGCTTACGAAAGCCGACTGGAAGCTTGCGGGCATCATCCCGACCAACGAGCTTGTGAAGGACGCGAAGCCGATTCTCATCACCACTTATCTCGCCGCCGGTGCGGCCGCTCTGCTGGCGCTGCTGCTTGGCGTATGGATGGTGCGCATGATTGCCCGCCCGCTCGCACGGCTTAAGGATCTGATGGGTGTAGGCGCCAAGGGAGATTTGACGGTTCGCACACCATATACTTCCTCGGATGAGATCGGACAGTTGTCGGCTTCATTTAATTTGATGATGGAACGCATTACGGAACTGGTCTCCCAGACGACGGAAACGGCCCATGATGTGCTGGAGACGGCTGGCGAGCTCGGGGAAGCATCCCGCAAGACGGCGGATTCCGCCAGGGACATTGCGACCGCTACCGAAGAAATCGCGGGAGGCGCCGGCAGCTTGGCAATAGAAGCTGAAAAAGGCAATGATCTCACCGCCGTATTATCCCGCCAGATGGAGCACGTCGTCCTTGCCAACAAGGAAATGGATAAAGCGGCGCGGATCGTGGGTGAGTCGAGCAGCAGGGGCGCGGAGCAGCTTGAAGAGTTGATGAAGCAGACCGGCCGCACCGGCGAAATGACCAAAGCGCTCGTGGAGAAAGTGGACAATCTGAAAGAAACGGCTATGTCCGTGTTAAAGGTGCTCGATGTCATGAAAAATATTACACAGCAGACGAATATTTTATCGCTAAACGCAACGATTGAAGCGGCGCGGGCGGGAGAGGCCGGACGGGGCTTCATGGTGGTAGCTGACGAGATTCGCGGACTGGCGGATCAGACCAGGGAATCCATTGCTTTGGTAGCGGGCATCACCGATAAGATTATGAACGAAATGAATGAGACGGTGAACGTGCTTTCCGAGGTGACGCCACTGTTCGCCGAGCAGATGAGCTCCGTCAAGAGTACCGGAGATATTTTTGTATCGGTTCGCGGGCAGATGGACAGCTTTGTGTCCAGTCTGCAATCGGTCACAGAGTCGATCGGCAGCCTGAAGGATGCGCAGATCGAGCTGTCGGAGGCGATGGGCAATGTCAGCGCCGTAGCGGAGGAATCATCCGCGACTTCGGAAGAGGTGGCTTCACTCAGCAGCGAGCAGCAGAACGTAAGTGATCAGCTTGTAACGCTGTCGACCAACCTGGAAAGCGTTTCCGGAAATCTGAAGGATAAGCTGGCGCTGTTCAAGATATAA
- a CDS encoding peptidoglycan D,D-transpeptidase FtsI family protein: MQNKRHQRNKRMYAAIYFLAAAFTLIALRLAWLQFVISGRQVPGGQYPLAKMSQIQSEREIVLDTGRGRLYDRHGLPLAGETVWTAALFPEEAGKPATDGGGDSASLRRLAGVLGVSYEQLQEKREKLVQPFLWPAKSGKGPLALTKEQADEISRLDIDGVRVMPFARRPGGSLTGRQWLGHLSEAVPNKETREKGDKEAFVQKNNPSDLRVPLEGTTGLEKTLEPLLRGIGHTEVYARVDAQGKRLPGSGLTVRTPSNPYYPLSIHTTIDSRLQEGIEQLAQEDGLKEGAVVVLDAESADVTAMVSLPFYDPKDISPQGGEWNNRALQAAEPGSIFKIVTAATALEAGLTSPGQVFHCYGAYGRYGLSCHKEDGHGALTLEEGFALSCNTVFASLAERLTASQLQTAALSLGIGRDIGWRQEQVLGLAMLQPLSGEQRGTVFRTLLPDDGGVRVQTAIGQRDSRVTPLQAANLVVTLLHGGEVRAPRILREVDFANGQKLMDLPPHLAPAAEGRISERTAKLLRSWMRRVVTEGTGQSLRGARWALAGKSGTAQTMVKGASRNNQWFIGFGPAVQPKYAVAVLVKNAAPGSPHTATRLFGEVMDLLAGSPHA; encoded by the coding sequence ATGCAGAACAAACGTCATCAACGAAACAAGCGAATGTATGCCGCCATCTATTTTCTAGCCGCCGCATTTACTCTGATTGCGCTGCGCCTCGCCTGGCTGCAGTTCGTTATCAGCGGGCGCCAGGTTCCGGGAGGGCAGTACCCTCTGGCCAAAATGTCGCAGATCCAGAGCGAACGGGAGATTGTGCTCGATACCGGGCGGGGGCGGCTGTACGACCGCCATGGTCTGCCGCTGGCCGGAGAAACGGTCTGGACGGCGGCTTTGTTCCCGGAGGAGGCTGGAAAGCCTGCGACGGACGGCGGCGGGGATTCCGCTTCTCTACGCCGGCTGGCAGGGGTCCTCGGCGTATCTTATGAGCAGCTTCAAGAAAAAAGAGAGAAGCTGGTGCAGCCCTTCCTGTGGCCCGCAAAGTCAGGCAAAGGACCGCTTGCGCTCACAAAGGAGCAGGCAGACGAAATCAGCAGGCTTGACATTGACGGCGTTCGGGTTATGCCGTTTGCCCGCAGGCCGGGCGGCAGCCTTACGGGGCGGCAGTGGCTCGGCCATTTGTCCGAAGCCGTACCAAATAAAGAGACGCGAGAGAAAGGCGATAAGGAAGCATTCGTCCAAAAGAATAACCCCTCGGATCTCCGGGTGCCGCTGGAAGGAACAACTGGGCTTGAGAAGACGCTGGAGCCCCTGCTGCGCGGGATCGGACATACCGAAGTATATGCCAGGGTCGATGCGCAGGGGAAGCGTCTGCCAGGCAGCGGGCTGACGGTGCGGACGCCGTCCAATCCGTATTATCCGCTGTCGATTCACACGACCATCGACAGCCGTCTTCAGGAAGGCATCGAACAGCTGGCGCAGGAGGACGGGCTCAAGGAAGGCGCAGTCGTGGTGCTAGACGCGGAATCCGCCGATGTAACGGCGATGGTGTCGCTGCCATTCTACGATCCGAAGGACATTTCTCCGCAAGGCGGAGAATGGAACAACCGGGCGCTGCAAGCGGCGGAGCCCGGCTCGATCTTTAAAATCGTCACCGCCGCCACCGCGCTGGAAGCCGGCCTGACTTCGCCAGGACAGGTGTTCCACTGCTACGGAGCCTACGGCAGATACGGACTATCCTGCCATAAAGAGGACGGGCATGGCGCACTGACGCTGGAAGAGGGCTTCGCCTTGTCTTGCAATACCGTGTTCGCCTCGCTTGCGGAGCGGCTGACCGCGAGTCAGCTCCAGACGGCGGCGCTCTCGCTGGGCATCGGCAGGGACATCGGTTGGCGGCAGGAGCAGGTTCTCGGCCTGGCGATGCTGCAGCCGCTCTCCGGGGAGCAGCGCGGGACCGTCTTTCGGACGCTGCTTCCCGATGACGGGGGAGTCCGGGTGCAGACGGCCATCGGCCAGCGTGATTCCAGGGTGACGCCGCTGCAGGCCGCGAACCTGGTCGTCACGCTGCTGCATGGCGGCGAGGTTCGCGCGCCGCGAATCCTGCGCGAAGTAGATTTCGCCAATGGGCAGAAGCTGATGGACCTGCCCCCTCATCTGGCGCCCGCTGCCGAAGGGCGCATCTCGGAGCGGACCGCGAAGCTGCTGCGGTCCTGGATGCGCCGGGTGGTGACGGAAGGCACCGGACAGTCGCTGCGCGGCGCGCGCTGGGCGCTTGCGGGCAAGTCCGGCACGGCGCAGACTATGGTCAAGGGCGCTTCGCGCAACAATCAATGGTTCATCGGCTTCGGTCCGGCTGTGCAGCCCAAATATGCGGTTGCGGTGCTGGTCAAGAACGCGGCTCCGGGAAGCCCCCACACCGCGACCCGATTGTTCGGCGAGGTCATGGACCTTCTGGCCGGGTCCCCTCATGCCTGA
- a CDS encoding AI-2E family transporter, with amino-acid sequence MLPLYKKYWRTFFDIGLLVLTVYLVMLAFSKLYQLAAPVFLSFFVFMLIEPLARFLNRKGLPKSFASAISVLLFLILLLGTLFGAGLLIASQALQFQDNLPHYTYVVQQHFMELTTWLQQKIENLPPDMTEKLNGYFKSATNLLSGWLIVFFKYMIGVLGTFSSFMANFGVAIILAFFLSMEIKDWRRIAHDKMPKTFKTAYHFLQGNVFKAIGSYLKAQLILISITFVIVLVGLFILQSGNELTMALVCAVFDVLPLLGVSTILIPWIVYLFIVGNTPLAIGLIILLAVVLIVRQLLEPKITGNSIGVSSAFLMLSFVILSTSAFGVAGLILSPILLILLKELLQQGYLQQWISLPQEEFIVSPFAYSDGNGTAEDVSAAERDAGIRHEGTRPEGP; translated from the coding sequence ATGCTGCCACTGTACAAAAAATATTGGCGTACCTTTTTCGATATCGGGCTGCTCGTGCTAACCGTCTACCTGGTCATGCTCGCCTTCAGCAAGCTGTACCAGCTGGCCGCTCCCGTGTTCCTCTCCTTCTTCGTGTTCATGCTGATCGAGCCGCTGGCGCGCTTCTTGAACCGCAAGGGGCTGCCCAAGTCATTCGCCTCCGCTATCTCCGTGCTGCTGTTCCTGATCCTGCTGCTCGGGACGCTGTTCGGCGCGGGGCTGCTGATCGCATCGCAGGCGCTGCAGTTTCAGGATAACCTGCCCCATTATACATATGTAGTGCAGCAGCATTTTATGGAGCTCACCACCTGGCTTCAGCAGAAAATCGAGAATCTCCCGCCCGATATGACCGAGAAGCTGAACGGCTATTTCAAAAGCGCCACTAATCTTCTGTCGGGCTGGCTTATTGTTTTCTTCAAATATATGATCGGCGTTCTTGGTACGTTCTCTTCGTTCATGGCCAATTTCGGGGTTGCCATCATTCTCGCATTCTTTCTCAGCATGGAGATCAAGGATTGGCGGCGGATCGCGCATGACAAAATGCCGAAGACGTTCAAGACGGCCTACCATTTCCTGCAGGGCAACGTCTTTAAAGCCATCGGCTCCTATTTAAAAGCGCAGCTGATTCTGATTTCGATTACGTTCGTCATTGTACTTGTCGGCCTGTTCATCCTACAGTCCGGAAACGAACTCACGATGGCGCTCGTCTGCGCGGTGTTCGACGTGCTGCCTCTGCTGGGCGTGTCAACGATTCTGATCCCCTGGATCGTCTATCTGTTCATCGTCGGGAACACCCCGCTTGCGATCGGGCTTATCATCCTGCTGGCCGTCGTTCTGATCGTCCGCCAGCTGCTGGAGCCGAAAATTACCGGCAACTCCATCGGCGTCTCTTCGGCGTTCCTCATGCTGTCCTTTGTCATCCTGTCGACTTCGGCCTTCGGTGTGGCGGGACTGATTCTGTCACCCATCCTGTTGATTCTGCTCAAAGAGCTGCTGCAGCAGGGCTATCTCCAGCAGTGGATTTCCCTCCCGCAGGAGGAATTCATCGTGTCTCCGTTCGCTTATAGCGACGGGAACGGAACTGCGGAAGACGTTTCTGCCGCGGAACGCGACGCCGGTATCAGGCATGAGGGGACCCGGCCAGAAGGTCCATGA
- a CDS encoding polysaccharide deacetylase family protein: protein METLLLWLFYISTFYAFIPGIISRLFGYRVFRKGTGVQEFALTFDDGPDPKYTPRLLDLLSKHGAKATFFVVGSHAERHPELIRRMHDEGHLIGIHNYVHKSNWLMRPSTVRKQIQRTNDIIYGVTGERSTYYRPPWGIVNLFDFSKRHHVKIVLWSAMFGDWRKNLGTDRLTEKMLARLNPGEVMLLHDCGLTMGADPEAPEYMLSALERTLEEAKSRGLRSIRIDEMIKAAENSPLSRMSFGKRLLVGIWLTWERCFRLMFRLRTVTPTLPFLHYRLREYQGQTISLDRGMTLTKGDSIIEIHVDNRQLFELGIQSRSAAQLAIRMIRRMDKDMPVLAEIIAGDESLAGAKALYGVTMINRGPEKFGFTVKDLPEGLFARLTKFYLSILLGVIHPAGGARLKERSEALVPKMILMPVSQLLDNYGQKCTGTKLRKQQDAAAVLENDMAAEEFPGAHAH from the coding sequence ATGGAGACTTTGCTGCTCTGGTTGTTCTACATCTCGACATTTTATGCTTTTATTCCCGGCATTATCAGCCGGCTCTTCGGTTACCGCGTCTTCCGAAAAGGAACCGGGGTACAGGAGTTTGCCCTCACATTCGATGACGGGCCCGACCCAAAGTATACGCCAAGACTGCTTGATCTGCTCAGCAAGCATGGAGCCAAGGCTACTTTTTTTGTGGTCGGTTCCCATGCCGAGAGGCATCCTGAGCTGATTCGCCGCATGCATGACGAAGGCCATCTCATCGGTATTCATAACTACGTCCACAAGAGCAACTGGCTGATGCGTCCCAGCACCGTCCGCAAGCAAATTCAGCGCACCAACGATATTATATACGGGGTTACCGGCGAGCGCAGCACGTACTACCGTCCGCCTTGGGGTATCGTCAATTTGTTCGATTTCTCGAAGCGCCATCATGTCAAAATCGTACTATGGTCGGCGATGTTCGGCGATTGGCGCAAGAATCTTGGAACGGATCGGCTGACGGAAAAAATGCTGGCCCGCCTGAATCCCGGCGAAGTCATGCTGCTGCATGACTGCGGCTTGACGATGGGAGCCGATCCCGAAGCGCCGGAGTATATGCTGTCCGCACTGGAACGCACTCTGGAAGAAGCCAAGAGCCGTGGGCTGCGCAGCATCCGGATCGACGAGATGATTAAGGCTGCCGAGAACTCGCCGCTGTCCCGGATGTCCTTCGGCAAGCGGCTGCTCGTCGGGATATGGCTAACTTGGGAGCGGTGCTTCCGGCTCATGTTCCGTCTGCGGACCGTAACGCCAACTCTGCCGTTTTTGCATTACCGTCTTCGCGAATACCAGGGCCAGACGATCTCGCTGGACCGCGGAATGACGCTGACCAAGGGTGACAGCATCATTGAGATTCATGTCGACAACCGGCAGCTCTTTGAGCTCGGCATACAGTCCCGTTCCGCAGCTCAGCTCGCAATCCGGATGATCCGGCGGATGGATAAGGATATGCCGGTTCTCGCCGAGATTATTGCCGGCGACGAGTCGCTCGCGGGAGCGAAGGCATTGTACGGTGTCACCATGATTAACCGGGGGCCGGAGAAATTCGGTTTTACCGTCAAGGATCTGCCGGAGGGCCTGTTTGCCCGGCTTACGAAGTTCTACCTCAGCATCCTTCTGGGCGTTATTCATCCGGCCGGCGGAGCGAGGCTGAAAGAACGAAGCGAGGCGCTCGTCCCCAAGATGATCCTGATGCCGGTGTCTCAATTGCTTGATAACTATGGACAAAAGTGTACCGGGACGAAGCTGCGCAAGCAGCAGGATGCCGCTGCGGTACTTGAGAATGATATGGCGGCAGAGGAATTTCCCGGCGCTCACGCCCATTAA
- a CDS encoding GH1 family beta-glucosidase produces the protein MRTVQFPQDFVWGAATAAYQIEGAYNEDGRGMSIWDTFSRIPGKVENMDNGDVACDSYHLYLEDIALMKELGITSYRFSIAWPRIFPEGTGEVNAKGLEFYHAFVDALLGHGIEPVCTLYHWDLPQSLQDSGGWENRDTVGAFAAYAETLFRSLGGKIKKWLTINEPWCVSFLSNYQGIHAPGNKDLQTAVTVAHHLLLAHGSAVRKFRELELPGEIGYAPNVTWMEPYSSRKKDVEACKRENGCYVEWFMDPVFKGEYPSFLVKWFREKGAEVPILKGDMELIHEKIDILGINYYSGSLAKYEESAGLTACEPVEMGDDRTDIGWPIYPEGFYKVLSYINNRYGDIPIYITENGACYNDGPDNGIVADPKRVGYLHKHLLQLHRCISNGIPVKGYFAWSLLDNFEWAYGYSMRFGLVHVDYDTLARTPKDSFYWYQDVIATGEVES, from the coding sequence ATGAGAACCGTACAGTTTCCACAGGATTTTGTCTGGGGCGCGGCAACCGCTGCATATCAAATTGAAGGGGCTTACAATGAAGACGGCAGAGGGATGTCGATTTGGGATACGTTTTCCCGCATTCCAGGCAAGGTTGAAAACATGGACAATGGGGATGTCGCCTGCGACAGTTATCATCTGTACCTAGAGGATATCGCCCTGATGAAGGAACTCGGAATCACATCATACCGGTTCTCCATCGCATGGCCGCGTATTTTTCCGGAAGGCACGGGAGAGGTTAACGCCAAAGGACTTGAGTTCTATCATGCTTTCGTTGACGCTCTGCTTGGGCATGGAATCGAGCCTGTATGCACGCTGTATCATTGGGACCTGCCGCAATCTCTCCAGGATTCGGGGGGATGGGAGAACAGGGATACGGTGGGTGCTTTTGCCGCTTATGCCGAAACGCTGTTCCGCAGCCTGGGAGGAAAAATCAAGAAATGGTTAACGATCAACGAGCCTTGGTGTGTGTCGTTTCTTTCCAACTACCAGGGAATACATGCGCCAGGAAATAAGGATTTGCAGACTGCCGTTACCGTTGCTCACCATTTGCTGCTTGCCCATGGCAGCGCGGTACGGAAATTTCGGGAATTGGAGCTTCCGGGAGAGATCGGTTATGCGCCCAATGTAACCTGGATGGAGCCGTACAGCAGCCGAAAGAAGGATGTCGAAGCCTGCAAACGGGAGAACGGCTGTTATGTGGAGTGGTTCATGGACCCGGTATTTAAGGGCGAGTATCCGTCTTTCCTGGTAAAATGGTTCCGTGAGAAGGGAGCGGAGGTGCCGATCCTGAAAGGGGATATGGAGCTCATCCATGAGAAGATCGATATCCTGGGCATCAACTATTATTCCGGATCATTGGCAAAATACGAAGAAAGCGCAGGTCTAACGGCGTGCGAGCCGGTGGAAATGGGGGATGACCGGACGGATATCGGCTGGCCGATTTATCCGGAAGGCTTTTACAAAGTGCTAAGCTATATTAACAATCGGTACGGCGACATTCCAATCTACATCACCGAGAACGGGGCCTGCTACAACGACGGGCCGGACAACGGAATCGTAGCGGACCCGAAACGGGTCGGTTATCTGCACAAGCATCTGCTCCAGCTTCACCGCTGCATCTCGAATGGCATTCCGGTTAAAGGGTATTTTGCCTGGTCGCTGCTAGACAATTTCGAATGGGCCTATGGGTACAGCATGCGGTTCGGTCTGGTTCATGTGGATTACGATACGCTTGCCCGTACGCCGAAAGACAGCTTCTATTGGTACCAGGATGTAATCGCAACCGGCGAGGTTGAGAGCTGA
- the ilvD gene encoding dihydroxy-acid dehydratase: MAAKKMRSDMITKGFDRAPHRSLLRAAGVKDEDFGKPFIAVCNSYIDIVPGHVHLQEFGKIVKEAIREAGGVPFEFNTIGVDDGIAMGHIGMRYSLPSREIIADSLETVVSAHWFDGMVCIPNCDKITPGMMMGALRVNIPTIFVSGGPMKAGVDSKGRKLSLTSVFEGVGAHQVGKIDDAELLELEQYGCPTCGSCSGMFTANSMNCLAEALGLALPGNGTILAVAEERKEFVRKSATQLMELIKLDLKPRDIVTRESIDNAFALDMAMGGSTNTVLHTLALAQEADIEYPLERINEVANRVPYLAKLAPASDIFIEDVDRAGGVSAVLNELLKKPGTLFGDCMTVTGKTLAENVIGHEIQDTSVIHTLDNPYSQVGGLSVLYGNLAPEGSIIKVGAVDPSVGGYHKGPAICFDSQEQALEGIAGGKVKEGHVVVIRYEGPKGGPGMPEMLAPTSQIVGMGLGAKVGLITDGRFSGASRGISIGHISPEAAEGGPIAFVRDGDIIELDLNNRKIELHVSDEELEERRKDWKEFEPKVKTGYLARYSKLVTNASKGGVLKI, translated from the coding sequence ATGGCAGCCAAGAAAATGCGTTCAGACATGATCACGAAAGGCTTCGACAGGGCTCCGCACCGCAGTCTGCTGCGTGCAGCCGGAGTTAAGGATGAGGATTTCGGCAAACCGTTTATCGCGGTATGCAACTCCTATATCGATATCGTTCCGGGTCATGTGCATCTCCAAGAATTTGGAAAAATCGTTAAGGAAGCAATCCGCGAAGCAGGCGGCGTTCCTTTCGAATTCAATACGATCGGCGTAGACGACGGCATTGCGATGGGACATATCGGCATGCGCTACTCACTGCCCAGCCGCGAGATTATCGCCGACTCCCTGGAAACGGTCGTATCCGCGCACTGGTTCGACGGCATGGTCTGCATCCCGAACTGCGACAAGATTACGCCGGGTATGATGATGGGCGCGCTGCGCGTCAACATCCCGACCATCTTCGTCAGCGGCGGACCGATGAAGGCCGGCGTTGACAGCAAGGGCCGCAAGCTGTCGCTGACTTCCGTATTTGAAGGCGTAGGCGCCCACCAAGTCGGCAAGATCGACGATGCGGAGCTGCTCGAGCTCGAACAATACGGCTGTCCGACCTGCGGTTCCTGTTCCGGCATGTTCACCGCCAATTCCATGAACTGTCTGGCCGAAGCGCTGGGCCTCGCCCTGCCGGGCAACGGCACGATTCTTGCCGTAGCGGAAGAACGCAAGGAATTTGTGCGCAAGTCCGCCACGCAGCTGATGGAGCTGATCAAGCTGGACCTGAAGCCGCGTGATATCGTGACCAGAGAGTCGATTGATAACGCATTTGCCCTGGACATGGCAATGGGCGGCTCCACCAACACGGTGCTCCATACCCTTGCACTCGCTCAGGAAGCCGATATTGAATACCCGCTGGAGCGGATCAACGAAGTGGCCAATCGCGTACCGTACCTGGCCAAGCTGGCTCCCGCTTCGGATATCTTCATCGAAGATGTGGATCGTGCGGGCGGCGTCAGCGCCGTACTGAACGAACTGCTGAAGAAGCCGGGCACACTGTTCGGCGACTGCATGACCGTTACCGGGAAAACGCTGGCCGAGAATGTCATCGGACATGAAATCCAGGATACGAGCGTTATCCACACGCTTGACAATCCTTATTCCCAGGTCGGCGGATTATCCGTCCTGTACGGCAACCTCGCTCCGGAAGGCTCCATCATCAAGGTCGGCGCGGTTGACCCTTCAGTGGGCGGCTACCATAAAGGGCCGGCAATCTGCTTCGACTCCCAGGAGCAGGCGCTGGAAGGCATCGCCGGCGGCAAGGTCAAAGAAGGCCACGTCGTCGTAATCCGCTATGAAGGTCCGAAAGGCGGACCGGGCATGCCGGAAATGCTTGCCCCGACCTCGCAGATCGTCGGCATGGGCCTCGGAGCCAAAGTCGGCCTGATTACCGACGGCCGCTTCTCGGGCGCTTCCCGCGGCATCAGCATCGGGCATATCTCGCCGGAGGCGGCGGAAGGCGGACCGATCGCTTTTGTCCGGGACGGCGACATCATCGAGCTGGATCTGAATAACCGCAAGATCGAGCTGCATGTCAGCGATGAAGAGCTGGAGGAACGCCGCAAAGACTGGAAAGAGTTCGAACCGAAGGTGAAGACAGGCTACCTGGCCCGCTACTCCAAGCTTGTAACGAACGCCAGCAAAGGCGGCGTGTTGAAAATCTAG
- a CDS encoding alpha/beta hydrolase, protein MDILIKKRTKRGLILLLAFVAAGAVTLWFYLKPYTPEGQAETALVSGRGILVERNDNWISFEPSNASVTGVIFYPGDLVEVEAYAPLARRLAAAGHPVYIARMPLNLAVTRSDAAEDIIRVHPKLSFVLGGHSLGGVMASRFAASHPNELAGVFFLASYPDEKGSLKSTTLAALSVLGTEDKVLDREKYREGRAYLPDNTVYYSLEGGNHAQFGSYGPQKGDGEATISEDQQQAETVRALLDWMSNLR, encoded by the coding sequence GTGGACATCTTGATTAAAAAACGTACGAAGCGCGGTCTCATTTTATTATTGGCGTTTGTCGCGGCTGGGGCAGTGACTCTCTGGTTCTATTTGAAGCCTTACACCCCGGAAGGCCAGGCCGAAACGGCCCTCGTCTCCGGCAGGGGAATCCTCGTGGAGCGGAATGACAACTGGATTTCCTTCGAGCCTTCCAATGCGAGCGTGACTGGAGTCATATTTTATCCGGGCGATCTGGTCGAGGTCGAAGCCTATGCGCCGCTGGCCAGACGGCTGGCAGCGGCCGGACATCCCGTCTACATCGCCCGCATGCCGCTCAATCTCGCGGTGACCAGAAGCGACGCGGCCGAGGATATTATCCGCGTGCATCCCAAGCTGTCCTTTGTGCTTGGCGGTCATTCGCTCGGAGGCGTCATGGCTTCGCGGTTTGCCGCCAGCCACCCGAACGAATTGGCCGGCGTGTTCTTTCTGGCTTCCTATCCGGACGAAAAAGGGAGTCTGAAGTCGACGACCCTGGCGGCGCTGTCGGTACTAGGCACCGAGGACAAAGTTCTGGACAGAGAGAAATACCGTGAGGGCAGAGCCTATCTGCCGGACAACACCGTGTACTATTCGCTTGAAGGAGGCAATCACGCCCAGTTCGGCAGCTACGGACCCCAAAAGGGAGACGGAGAGGCGACGATTTCCGAGGATCAGCAGCAGGCCGAAACGGTGCGGGCGCTGCTTGATTGGATGAGCAATCTGCGTTAG